The following are from one region of the Streptomyces decoyicus genome:
- a CDS encoding poly-gamma-glutamate biosynthesis protein PgsC/CapC: MIPVNVTPQTIALGIALGLVFSLVCYLTTNLSPGGMITPGWLALTLVTDVVRAAMVIGVTALTFVATKVLQRHAILYGKRLFAAVVLSAVLLQTTVLLALQHEFPLLYTTQTLGFIVPGLIAYQLVRQPLAATVISTTAVTLGTYVVLVAGLLLGALPIG; the protein is encoded by the coding sequence GTGATCCCCGTCAACGTCACTCCGCAGACCATCGCGCTGGGGATAGCCCTCGGACTGGTCTTCTCACTGGTCTGCTATCTGACCACCAACCTCTCTCCCGGCGGCATGATCACCCCCGGCTGGCTCGCGCTGACCCTCGTCACCGATGTGGTCCGGGCCGCGATGGTGATCGGCGTCACGGCGCTCACCTTCGTCGCGACCAAGGTCCTTCAGCGTCATGCAATCCTTTACGGGAAGCGGCTCTTCGCCGCCGTGGTGCTGTCCGCAGTGCTGCTCCAGACCACGGTGCTGCTCGCGCTCCAGCACGAGTTCCCGCTCCTTTACACCACCCAGACACTGGGCTTCATCGTGCCCGGCCTCATCGCCTATCAGTTGGTCCGCCAACCGCTGGCCGCCACCGTGATCTCCACCACCGCGGTGACCCTCGGCACGTATGTGGTGCTCGTTGCCGGGCTGCTGCTGGGGGCACTGCCCATCGGCTGA